The DNA window CGGGCCATCTGCGGCCGCGCCTGCGGAAGTCGGCGCGCCGGTGCCGCGCGAACGCTCGCCGCGGTTGCGGTTGCGGCCGCCACGCCGGCGACGGCTGCGCTTCGGTCGATCCTCGTCCGGGGTGGCGGGCTGCTCAGCCGAGGATTCGGCTGTAGCGGTGGCGGCGTCCCGAGAGGCCTCAACCTCGGCCTCGGCGCCTACGGTTGGTGCTGTGGCGACCGCTTGCAGCGTATCCTTATCGGCTTGTTCGAGCTCCTGCGCTTCTTTGCGGGCACGGCCCTGACGCGGCGGACGCTCGCGCTTGGCTTGATCCTGCTGTGGCTGCTGCTCGCGCTGTGCGTCCGCACGAGCCTCGTCGCGCTTCGCTTCGTCCTTGCGCGGGCGCTCCTCACGACGCGGTTCGTCGCGACGCGCACCCTCATTGCGGTTGCGTCCGCCGCGGCTGCGACCGCCACGACGATTGTTGCTGCCGCCGTCGCGACTCTTGTTTCCGCTATTGCGTGAATCCTGCCCGCCCCGGCGGCGCGAGGTCCCGGTCTCCGCGCTGGAATCGCCGGCCGACGCAGTACCGCGGCGCTGGCTGCGGACCGGCGCGGCTTCCTCGGCCACTGAGGCATCACCAACGAACCAGCGCTTCAGGCGGGCCCAGAGCGATTCGGTGGGGGCGGCGGCGGTCGTCGCAGCGACCACGGCGACCGGTACGGTCTGGGCGGCCGGCGCCGGGCTTGGCGGCGACACGACTTCCACCGCGGCACGCGTGAGCGCTCTTTGCGGCGGATTGCTGGCTTCCACATACGCGGCGCGCTGGGGCGCCTGGAAGTCGTTCGGAAGATCGTAGCTGACGGCGTCGTTCTGATCCTGCGACAACTGATCGGCGCGGACACGCAGAATTTCGAAGTTCGGCGTTTCCAGGGTCTCGTTCGGAACCACCGTGACGCGCGTGGCGCAGCGCGCTTCGATGACTGACAGCGCGTCGCGCTTCTCGTTGAGCAGGAAAGTGGCGACGCTGACCGGAAGCTGTGCGATCACACGTCCGGTGCGGTCCTTCATGCACTCTTCCTCGATCAGGCGCAGGATCGACAGGCCCAGCGATTCGACGCTGCGAATCTGGCCGCGGCCCTCGCAGCGTGGGCACGGAGTCTGGGTATGTTCGCCCAGCGACGGCCGCAGGCGCTGGCGCGACATCTCCAGCAGGCCGAAGCGGGAAATGCGTCCGAGCTGAATGCGTGCCCGATCGATCTCGCAGGCCTGACGCAGACGGTTTTCGACTTCGCGCTGGTTCTTCTGCGCGTTCATGTCGATGAAATCGATCACGACCAGTCCACCGAGATCGCGCAGGCGCATCTGTCGAGCAATCTCGTCGGCCGCCTCGCAGTTGGTCTGCAGTGCGGTTTCCTCGATGCTCTTGCCGCCGGTGGCGCGCGCCGAGTTGATGTCGATCGAGGTCAGCGCCTCGGTCGGGTCGATGACCACCGAGCCGCCGGACGGCAGCTGCACCAGACGCTGGTGCGCCGATTCGATCTGCGATTCCACCTGAAAACGTGAAAACAGCGGAATCGTATCCTGATAGAGCTTGAGCTTGTGCACATGCTGCGGCATCACCTGCTGCATGTGAGTACGCGCCTGCTCGTAGGTCTCCTGGTGGTCGACCATGACCTCGCCGATGTCCGGGCGCAGGTAGTCGCGCAGCGCGCGCAGGATGATGTTGCTTTCCTGATAGATGAGGAATGGCGCCGCCTTGGTTTCGGAAGCCGCGAGGCACTGACCCCAGATTTCAGCCAGATAATCGAGATCCCACTGCAGTTCCTCGGGCGTGCGGCCGATGCCATTGGTGCGCACGATGACACCCATGCCATCCGGAATCTGCAACTGGCTGAGCGCTTCGCGCGCTTCGTCGCGTTCCTCGCCCTCGACCCGGCGCGACACTCCGCCGGCACGCGGGTTGTTCGGCATCAGCACCAGGTAGCGGCCGGCGAGGCTCGCAAACGTGGTCAGCGCGGCGCCCTTGTTGCCGCGCTCTTCCTTTTCGACCTGGACCACCAGTTCCTGGCCTTCCTGAAGAAGATCACGGATGTTGTTCGACTTGTTCTTGTCGGGGTCGCCCTTGAAGTAGCTGCGGGCGATTTCCTTCAGCGGCAGAAAGCCGTGACGGTCCGCGCCGTACTCGACGAAACAGGCTTCGAGGGAGGGTTCGACCCGGGTGATGCGGCCCTTGTAGAGATTGCCCTTCTTTTGCTCTCGTGCTGCGGTTTCGATGTCCAGATCGTAGAGCTTCTGGCCATCAACGATGGCAACGCGCAACTCCTCGCGTTGCGTCGCGTTGATGAGGATACGCTTCATGTTGTGCGGTCTCGTGTAACGCTCGACCGCGGACGGGCGAGGGGCGGTGCGTATCTGAGTTCGCGCCGGCCCCGAAATTCGTTAACCGCCCGCGGGAGCGCGGGTGGAACTGCTGAATGCCCGCGCGCACCAATGCGCTGCGAGCCTAATTCGATACGAGGAACGGATAACCGCCATAGCCAATTTGCTATAGTCATTGTCCCGTCCTTCGACCGTGACGGTCGCCCCTGACGATGTTCGGAGGCCGCAAGCGGCAATCCCAACATCGTCAAACATCACTTTTTCAAGCTGCGGAGCGTCGCTATTGTGCCTGCGCCCCAGGGTTTTCCACAAGTCCGCCATCTCAGCGTTGAAGGTAACGATGAGGGGCAGCGTTTGGACAACTTTCTTCTGAAGCATCTGCCGGGCGTGCCGAAATCGCACGTCTATCGTTTGCTGCGTTCCGGACAGGTGCGCGTCGACGGCGGACGCTGCAAGCCCGACCGCCGTTTGCGGCTGGGTGAGGCCGTGCGTGTGCCGCCGGTGCGCGTTGCCGAGCGCGGCGAACCGGTGCGCCCGCCGGATCGCGTGCTGGACCGCCTGAAGTCCGCGATCCGCCTCGAAAACGAAGATTACCTCGCGCTAGACAAGCCGGCGGGCTTGGCCGTTCACGCCGGCAGCGGGCTGGATTACGGCGTGATCGAAGCGATTCGAGCCTGGCAGACCTATGACTATGTGGAGCTTTGTCATCGCCTGGACCGCGATACCAGCGGCGTGCTGTTGCTGGCGAAGTCGCGCAAGGCGCTGTTGCGCGCGCAGAATGCGTTTCGGGATGGTTTGGCGCAAAAGCGCTACCTGGCCCTGGTGATCGGCGCCTGGAACGGCGGTGTGCGCGAGGTCGATTCGCGGCTGCTCAAGAATTTCCCCCAGGGCGGCGAGCGCATGGTGCTGGTGGACGAGCACGGCAAGCCTTCACGAACGCGTTTTACACCGACACGGCGTTTTGTCGACGCCACCTTGTGCGAGGTCGATATCTTTTCGGGGCGCATGCACCAGATCCGGGTCCACGCCAACGAAGTCGGGCAGGGGGTCGCCGGCGACCGCAAGTACGGATTCCGTGATGCGCAGAAGCCGATACGTGAAGCCGGCTTGAAGCGCCTGTTCCTGCATGCCCGCGGTCTGCAGCTGCCTGCGCAGGACGGTTATCCGACGCTCCGGGTGGAAGCGCCGCTGCCTGCGGAGCTGGAGGCCGTGCTCGAACGGCTCCCCTCATGAGTCGGCGTTTCGAATTGTTGATCTTCGACTGGGACGGAACCCTGGCCGATTCGGCGGCCACGATCGTTTCGAGCATGCAGCAGGCGATCACCGCCCTTGAGCTTCCGCGCCGCAGTGACGACCAGATTCGCGAGCTGATCGGTCTGGGGCTCGTCGATGTCATGGAGCGACTCTATCCGGGCATCGATGCGCAGCATCTCATCGGCTTGCTGGAGGCCTACCGCAAGCGCTTCGTCGGGCATGCCTCCGGCGAGGCGCCGCTGTTTGCCGGGGCTCTCGACACGCTGCGTCGGCTCGATGTCATGGGTTTCCGCATTGCCATCGCCACCGGCAAATCCCGCGTCGGGCTGCGCCGCGCGCTGGCGCACCATGGCGAACTCGCGCGGCTCGTGTCCTCGTCGCGCTGTGCCGACGAAACGGCGTCCAAGCCCCACCCGAAGATGCTGCACGAGCTGCTGGAGGAGGAGCAGCTGGGGCCGGAACAGGCGCTGATGATCGGCGATACGGAGTATGACATCGCCATGGCCCGTTCGGCCGGACTGCTGGGGCTCGGCGTGGCCTGCGGCGTCCATGCGCCGTCGCGCATTCGCGCCGCCGGTGCCGCGGGCGTGATCGACGGAGTGCAGGACCTGCCGGCCTGGCTGGCCGCTTCGTGAAGTTCAGGCTCTCAGGGCAGCGGCCAGCCAGCCTCGCTCAGCAGCCGGCTCAGCGCGATCAGCGGCAGTCCGATCAGAGCGGTCGGATCGGAGGTGTCGATGGATTCGAACAGCGTGATGCCGTAGCCCTCGCACTTGAAGCTGCCGGCGCAGTCCAGGGCCGGCTCCAGTGCGAGGTAGCGTTCGATCTGATTCGAGTCGAGATGGCGCATGCGCACGGTCGTCGTGTCCAGCGCCTGTCGCGCATCGCCGACCGGCGAGATCAGGCAGACCGCCGTGTGAAAGCGTGCCAGTCGCCCTGACAGCTGCGCCAGTTGGGTGCGCGCCGAGGCGAGTGCGCCCGGCTTGCCGAGCAGCTTGCCTTCGCAGGCGGCGACCTGGTCGGAACCGATGACCCAGGCGCCGGGATGGCGGTGGGCGACGTGGCGGGCCTTGTGCTCCGCCAGCCGTTCCGCCAGTGCCGCGGGCGGCTCGTCGAACCCCGGTGTTTCGTCGATATCGGCCGCCTCGGTGAGGAATGGGAGGCGCAGCCGGCCGAGGAGTTCGGCCCGGTATCGGGACTGCGAGGCGAGAATCAGGGCGGCTGCAGACATTTTCTTCTTTGACAAGCATTTGGGCGCTCACTATTATCGCGCGCCCATGACGGTCCCTCACATCCTGCCGCAGAGAATCCGCGCCGAAAGCGCGGTTCGTCGGCGACAGCGCATCGAGGGTCGCCTCGGCCTGGAGCAACTGGAGCGCTTGCGCGAGCTTGCGGCCGGTGAGACGGGGCAGCTTGAGACGAGGCTGGATGCTTCGGCGGACGCGGACGGCAGCTGGCATGTGCGGGGCTCGCTGGAAGGACGGCTCGAGCTGGTGTGTGAACGCTGCGCGGAGACGTACGACTGGTCGTTCGATATTGATGTGGACTGGCGTCTGGTCGAAAGCGAGGCCGAAGAGCAGCGCTTGCTGGCTGAGTGTGAGCCCGTGTTGATCGAAGACGACTGGCTGCCGGTTCGGCAGTTGATCGAGGACGAAGTCCTGCTCGCGGTGCCGGTCATGCCGGTTTGCGAACGGAATACCTGCCGCTGAGCGGCATGCGATAATTTTTTGTGGAACCCAGTCGTCGAATTGCTTGACGCGAATTAAATCAGGATCGCGCACGCGCGGTCTCACGGAGTTGAAAAATGGCTGTTCAGAAATCCAAGAAGTCCCGCTCGATGCGCGGTCACCGTCGTTCGCACAACGCGCTCAAGCCGCCTGCGCTGTCGGTGGACCCGACTTCAGGCGAGACGCATCTGCGTCACCACGTGACCGCGGACGGTTACTACCGCGGCCGGAAAGTGATCGAGAAGAACACCCCAGAAGTCTGAACCGGCGCGTGCCGAGGCACCGGAACGGGGTTCCGGCGCGGAAGATTTGGGGGAACATTGACTGACACTCCAATCACCGTAGCCGTGGATGCAATGAGCGGCGATCACGGCCATACGGTCGCGGTCGAATCCGCTCTTTCGTTTTTGCGCGATTATCAAGACGTCAAGCTGATACTCGTGGGGGACGAGGCCGCCCTGCGCTCGGCACTGGGGCGCTCGATTCCGCCGCAGATCGAGATTCAGCCTGCGTCCGAGGTAGTCGCGATGGACGAGCTTCCGTCGCGCGCACTGCGCACGAAGAAGGACTCTTCGATGCGTGTGGCGATCAATCTGGTCAAGGACGGCCGCGCCCAGGCCTGTGTGTCGGCGGGGAACACCGGCGCCCTGATGGGAATTGCCAAGTTTGTGCTCAAGACGCTGCCGGGCATCGATCGCCCGGCGATGCTGTCGCCGATGCCCACGCTCAAGGGGCATACCCACATGCTGGACCTCGGCGCCAATGCCGTATGCACCGCGGAGCAGCTGTTCCAGTTCGCGGTGATGGGATCGGTGCTGGTCAGCGCGGTCAACGGTTTGTCGAAACCGAGCGTGGGCCTGCTCAATATCGGCTCCGAGGAGATCAAGGGCGTCGAGTCGATACGACAGGCGGCGAGCCTGATCCAGCAGGCGGATCTCAATTACGCCGGATTCATCGAAGGTGACGAGATTTTCACCGGCGCGGTCGATGTCGTGGTCTGCGACGGGTTCGCCGGCAATGTGGCGCTCAAGACCAGCGAAGGCGTGGCCAAGCTGGTTCGCCAGTTCATGAAGGAAGAATTCACGCGCAACATGTTCACCAAGCTGTCGGCGATCGCGGCCCGGCCTGTACTGCAGGCCTTTGCCGACCGTATCGACCCGCGTCGCTACAACGGCGCGAGCTTTTTGGGCTTGCGCGGCGTGGTCATCAAGTCGCACGGCGGTGCCGACGTGCTGGCTTTCGCCAACGCGATTCGTGTGGCGCGACTGGAAGTGCAGAAAGCGGTGCCGATGCGTATCAGCACCTTGCTGGCGTCCACGCTCGGGGAAAGCGCCACTGCGGACCCGATGCAGGAAACCGGGCGCTGGATGGCTGCAGGCGGCGAGTCCTAGCCATCAAGGCCGCCGATCGAGCCGTCCCACTTCTCTTATTCCTGCACGAAGCGGATGCGTGTTCCGCTGAGCTCGAACTCGTCGCCGGTTTCAAGCCGGCGTGCAGCAGAACCGATCGCCGTGCCGTTGAGCTGCGGTCGACCCCGTCCCTTGTCTCCGCTGACATGAACGATGTAGTAACCATCGGCACGACGAGTGATCGCCACCACTTGAACCCCGGGCTTGCCTAGCGTGGTCAGCGCCTTGGTCAGCTCCAGCCCGCGCCCGGCGTTGGCGCCGCTGATCACTTCGAGTCGCCCGACAGTGGGCGCCGTGGGCGCTGGCGCCGCGCTGGCGGTGGCCGCGTCGATCTGGCTGGGCTTGAGGATCACGGTTTGATCGAGCGCATCGTCCTGGTTCAGCAGGGTGCTTTCGTAGCGCAGGAAATTGCGACCGACGGTGACGGTGTCGCCGTGCGAGAGGGAATGCTTGGCGACCTGGCGCCCATTGACCTGGGTGCCGTTGGTGGAATCGAGATCTTCCAGGAACGAGTCCTGAAGAATGGTCACGATCACGGCATGACGCCCGGACACGGACTTGTCGGCGAGACAGATGTCGTTGTCGGGATGGCGTCCGATCGAAACACGTTCCTTGTCGAGAACGACTTCGCTCACGGCCCCGGCCGCGTCCGTGACGATCAGTTTTCCCATGTCGCGTCGACCCACCTAAGAATGAAACCCGAAAGTACCGCGCCAATTCACCCCGAAACACACTAGAACCACTCCACCAAACGTTCGTACCAGCGCTTGCCTCGGGCCAGCGACTGATCCAGGCGCGCCAGAATGACCGCGATATTATCCTTGCCTCCGGCTGCGTTGGCGGCATCCACCAGCGCGCTTGCCGCTTTCGGGAGGTTATCAGCAAACCGCCGCAGGCTTAGCGCGATTTCCTCGTCGCTGAGCAGGTCGCAGAGCCCGTCGGAACACAGCAGCACGATGTCGCCCAGTTGCAGGCTGTCCTCGATCAGGTCGACTTCAACGGAGCTTTCCACGCCCAGGGCGCGGGTGACGATGTTCTTGCGCACCAGGCGCCCGGCTTCCTCACGCGTGTAATGACCGCGTGCCACCAGTTCTTCGAGCAGGGAATGATCGCGCGTGATCTGGTCGAGTTCGCCTTCGCGCAGCCGGTACAGGCGCGAGTCTCCGACATAGGCGATCGACAGGCGATCGTCATGCAGCAGACAGCAGACCACCGTGGTGCCCATGCCCTGGCATTGCGGTTGCGATTCGGCGACATGCTGGATCGCGTTGTGCGCAGCCTCCACGGCCTGGCGCAGCAGCAGCGCCTCGCTGGAATAGCCGCTGGCGGCTTCGATCTGGCCATGTTCGCGCTGATCCCAGTCGCGCCGCACGATGTCGAGGATCGTGGCGACGGCGATGCCGCTGGCGATCTCGCCAGCGTTGTAGCCGCCCATGCCGTCGGCCAGCACCAGCAGGCCAAGCCGAGGATCCTCGGCGATCGCGTCCTCGTTATTGGTCCGTACCCGCCCTGGGTGAGTCAGCAGCGCAGTGGCGACCTTGTCCTGTAGTGCCATCGTGGCCCGGTCCGGATCAGCTCAGAGTCTGCAGCAGCACGCGCAGCTCGGCTGAAAATTCGGCGCCGAGCGCGTAGCGTCGTTCAAGCGGTTTGCTCATGGCGCGATCCAGGATCGGTGAGACGCCGGCGGGAAGCTCCGGCCGCAGCGTGGTCGCAGGCGCCGGCGTTTCGTTGGCGATGCGGTACATCAGCGTGGCCAGCGAGTCCGCCTGGAACGGCAGCGCGCCGGTCAGCAGCTGGTAGAGCGTGACGCCGAGCGAGAACAGGTCCGACCGACCATCGACCTTCTTGCCGGCCAGCTGCTCCGGCGACATGTAGCTGGGCGTGCCCAGCACCATGCCGGTCCTGGTCTTGCTTGAGTCAGTGATGCGGGCGATGCCGAAGTCCATGACCTTTACGGTGTTCGATCGCTCCACCAACATCAAGTTCGCCGGTTTCACATCCCGATGAACCACGCCCTGCTGATGCGCGTAGTCCAGCGCTTCGGCCGCGTCGGCGATGTGGCGCAGCACATCGGTGACCGGCAGCAGCGCATTCGCCTTGGTGTGGCGCGTGAGGTCGTGGCCGCCGACGAATTCCATCGCGATGAACGCCAGGTCGTGTTCCTCGCCGGCGTCGAAGATCGAGACGATATTCGGATGACTGAGTCGCCCCGCGGTTTCGGCCTCGCGGAAGAAGCGGGCGCGCGCGTCGTCGAGCTCGTCCTCTTCGAAGTTCTGTGCCAGGGCCATGGTCTTGATCGCCACCTGCCGGCCGATCTTGGGGTCGCGTCCCAGATAGACGATGCCCATCGCGCCCTTGCCGAGCTCCTTTTCGACCTGGTAGCGCCCCAGCATCGGCTTTTCCATCTGCTCGGTCTTGTCCAGCACCATCGTGCCGCCGGGATGCGAGCTGCCGCCGCCGAGGATCACGGTTTCGGACAGGCGCCGTGCGCGTGTCAGCTTCTCCGCCACATCGCGGAAGTCGCGGTCATGTCCGGCGATGAACTGATAGACCGACTCGGCCTTGTTGAACTGGCGCCGGCGTTCGAAATCCAGCGCCAGGTTGTAGAGCAGCTCCAGCAGCTTGTCGTCGACCGGCTGCACGCGTCGGAACTTCTCGAAGGCCATGTCCAGTTGGCCCTGGCCCTGGAATGCGAGGCCAAGCATGCGGTTGGACTCGGCGCCTTCGACTTCGGTGCGTGACTTCAGCACTTCGGTGATGCGCAAGCGCTTCACCGTCATGAACAAATGACCGCTCACCAGCAGCAGGGCGGGCGTGACCAGTTTCAGCCACAGGCCCAGATCGCTCATCAGATAAAGCTCGGTACCCACGAGCGCGATCACCAGCACCGTGGTCAGCACGGCGGCCACGGCCGGCCCCAGTGCCGGCGACAGCAGCGCGAGATACAGCGCCGCGGCCAGCAGGGCGCCGATCTCCGCGAACGCCGCCCATTCTGGGCGAACATAGAAGTCGCCCTGCAGGATGCTCGAAACGGTGTGCGCCATTGCCTCCACCGGCGCCATGCTCGGTGAAACCGGCGTCGCCAGACTGTCGCCGATGCCGGTGGCAGTCGCGCCGATCAGCACCAGTTTGTCGCGGAACTGGCTGGCCGGCACCGTGCCGCTGAACACGTCGAAGAACGAATAGACCTTGAACGCGGGCTTGCCGCCCTGATCGCCGTAGAAGTGGGTGTACATCTGCAGGTCGGGGCGTGTCGGGATTTCGAGTCCGCCGAGCGCGATGCCCTCGCCGAGCCGGACCTCGATGTCGTCCACCCCCAGGTTCAGCGCCGCGGCCGCCATCGCCAGCGACAGTGACGGATAGTAGGCGTCGTAGTACTGCACCACCAGGGGTTCGAAACGCATGGCGCCGTCGACGTCCGGCAGCGTGTTGAGGTGGCCGATCATCGCGGCGGCGCGCCCGATGCCCGCCACCGGGATCTGGGCCGCCAGTGCCGGAACCGGCAGCAGGCCCTGCGTGCGCGCGTCGATCCGGTCGACGACGTGGCTCAGGGCGTTGCGGCTGACGTAGTCCGGCAGCGGCGCGTCGGGTCGTCCGATCGGAACGCCGATGCGGAAATGCAGGGCCAGTGCGACGTTGCCGGCGTCCGAAAGCGAGCGTCGCAGCGTGTCGTCCACCGACAGGCCGCGCCGGGCTTCGAGCAGCCGCGCGGCGAAGCGGTCCAGGGCCGCACTGTATTCGGTGGCCAGCGCGGATCGGTGATAGCGCTGTGCGAGCACGCCGGCCGCCGCATTATTGGCCGCGAGCGCATCCAGCGCCGCGCCGAATTGCTCGATCTCGGACGGCACTGTCTGGATCAGCGGCGAGGCGGCAAGCTGATCCGACAGTTCGCGCAGCGCCGCCAGGCCCGGATCGAGCTGATCCTCGAAGTAGAACACCGTGTTGCCGATCGTCTTGGCGCCGCCGTCATGCAGCAGATCGATCATTGCCGCATGCAGATTGCGCGGCCATGGCCAGCGCCCCAGGCGGTCGATGCTGGCGTCGTCGATCGCGATGATCGCGATGCGGTCGCTCGGCGTCTCGTCGCGCAGCTGCACGCCCACGTCGTAGGCGCTGCGCTCCAGGGTCTGGACGGCGCGTCCAAATACCAGATAGGCGAGCACGACGAACAGCACGGCGAATACCAGGCCGGCCGCCCAGTCCCTGGACCCTATGGAAGTCTTCACGACCAGCCCCCCGCGATCGCTTTCGATATCAAGGTCATACTACGGCCTTTCCCCCCGGCTTAGGACACTGCCCGAACCGCGATGGCCAAACAGCGATCGATTTATGTCTGCCAATCCTGCGGCGCGACAGCCCCCAAATGGGCGGGTCAGTGTCCGGAATGCGGCGAATGGAACACGCTGGTCGAAAGCGTCAGCGATACCCGGCGCGGCGGCTATGCCGGAAGCTCGCCGGTGCCCGAAGTCCAGACCCTGGAATCGATTTCCGCAGAGAACGCGCCGCGCGTGTCGACCGGAATGCCGGAGGTGGACCGGGTGCTCGGCGGCGGCATCGTGCCGGGCGCGGTCTGTCTGATCGGCGGCGATCCCGGCATCGGCAAGTCCACGCTGCTGCTGCAGGTGCTGGCGGCGGTGCAGGGCCGGCTGCCGACGCTGTACGTGACCGGTGAGGAATCCCTGTCCCAGGTCAGTCTGCGCGCGCGGCGCCTGGGGCTGACGCGCATGGACCTGCCGGTGCTCGCCGAAACGCGAGTCGAGGCGATCCTGCAGGCGATGGCGGTCAACGCGCCAGGCTTCGTGGTGATCGACTCGGTGCAGACGCTGTCGTCCGATTCGCTGGATTCGGCGCCGGGCTCGGTG is part of the Banduia mediterranea genome and encodes:
- a CDS encoding Rne/Rng family ribonuclease, with protein sequence MKRILINATQREELRVAIVDGQKLYDLDIETAAREQKKGNLYKGRITRVEPSLEACFVEYGADRHGFLPLKEIARSYFKGDPDKNKSNNIRDLLQEGQELVVQVEKEERGNKGAALTTFASLAGRYLVLMPNNPRAGGVSRRVEGEERDEAREALSQLQIPDGMGVIVRTNGIGRTPEELQWDLDYLAEIWGQCLAASETKAAPFLIYQESNIILRALRDYLRPDIGEVMVDHQETYEQARTHMQQVMPQHVHKLKLYQDTIPLFSRFQVESQIESAHQRLVQLPSGGSVVIDPTEALTSIDINSARATGGKSIEETALQTNCEAADEIARQMRLRDLGGLVVIDFIDMNAQKNQREVENRLRQACEIDRARIQLGRISRFGLLEMSRQRLRPSLGEHTQTPCPRCEGRGQIRSVESLGLSILRLIEEECMKDRTGRVIAQLPVSVATFLLNEKRDALSVIEARCATRVTVVPNETLETPNFEILRVRADQLSQDQNDAVSYDLPNDFQAPQRAAYVEASNPPQRALTRAAVEVVSPPSPAPAAQTVPVAVVAATTAAAPTESLWARLKRWFVGDASVAEEAAPVRSQRRGTASAGDSSAETGTSRRRGGQDSRNSGNKSRDGGSNNRRGGRSRGGRNRNEGARRDEPRREERPRKDEAKRDEARADAQREQQPQQDQAKRERPPRQGRARKEAQELEQADKDTLQAVATAPTVGAEAEVEASRDAATATAESSAEQPATPDEDRPKRSRRRRGGRNRNRGERSRGTGAPTSAGAAADGPSSESAPPSDETDSQTIDAARSTEVVTEAGVVEAPRKQEAVAESEAGQTDDRADDRANEIAPKPVLAETETGKAVPDQAELPLEAQTTEPEFMEAEATKADSAAEPAVNLEVDEQELAEKRSEAPFAEADMQEPTPAEAEAKLKNEATLETETAAASAEADSEEPPADEPEAQAASVSVVEQPEMPAAHHDADGKPLVRPSESVRGDFLPRLLAPAAGSAGTSEPVVSETRPLSPVRNQSFLPRLIQANETVEPEIRQTLKPVESPRPDKTPGGDDVQAEAATPSDDESPSVDDGGNETTQKPAEKTAGAGS
- a CDS encoding RluA family pseudouridine synthase, whose protein sequence is MPAPQGFPQVRHLSVEGNDEGQRLDNFLLKHLPGVPKSHVYRLLRSGQVRVDGGRCKPDRRLRLGEAVRVPPVRVAERGEPVRPPDRVLDRLKSAIRLENEDYLALDKPAGLAVHAGSGLDYGVIEAIRAWQTYDYVELCHRLDRDTSGVLLLAKSRKALLRAQNAFRDGLAQKRYLALVIGAWNGGVREVDSRLLKNFPQGGERMVLVDEHGKPSRTRFTPTRRFVDATLCEVDIFSGRMHQIRVHANEVGQGVAGDRKYGFRDAQKPIREAGLKRLFLHARGLQLPAQDGYPTLRVEAPLPAELEAVLERLPS
- a CDS encoding HAD family hydrolase; translated protein: MSRRFELLIFDWDGTLADSAATIVSSMQQAITALELPRRSDDQIRELIGLGLVDVMERLYPGIDAQHLIGLLEAYRKRFVGHASGEAPLFAGALDTLRRLDVMGFRIAIATGKSRVGLRRALAHHGELARLVSSSRCADETASKPHPKMLHELLEEEQLGPEQALMIGDTEYDIAMARSAGLLGLGVACGVHAPSRIRAAGAAGVIDGVQDLPAWLAAS
- a CDS encoding Maf family protein, whose product is MSAAALILASQSRYRAELLGRLRLPFLTEAADIDETPGFDEPPAALAERLAEHKARHVAHRHPGAWVIGSDQVAACEGKLLGKPGALASARTQLAQLSGRLARFHTAVCLISPVGDARQALDTTTVRMRHLDSNQIERYLALEPALDCAGSFKCEGYGITLFESIDTSDPTALIGLPLIALSRLLSEAGWPLP
- a CDS encoding YceD family protein; translation: MTVPHILPQRIRAESAVRRRQRIEGRLGLEQLERLRELAAGETGQLETRLDASADADGSWHVRGSLEGRLELVCERCAETYDWSFDIDVDWRLVESEAEEQRLLAECEPVLIEDDWLPVRQLIEDEVLLAVPVMPVCERNTCR
- the rpmF gene encoding 50S ribosomal protein L32; its protein translation is MAVQKSKKSRSMRGHRRSHNALKPPALSVDPTSGETHLRHHVTADGYYRGRKVIEKNTPEV
- the plsX gene encoding phosphate acyltransferase PlsX yields the protein MTDTPITVAVDAMSGDHGHTVAVESALSFLRDYQDVKLILVGDEAALRSALGRSIPPQIEIQPASEVVAMDELPSRALRTKKDSSMRVAINLVKDGRAQACVSAGNTGALMGIAKFVLKTLPGIDRPAMLSPMPTLKGHTHMLDLGANAVCTAEQLFQFAVMGSVLVSAVNGLSKPSVGLLNIGSEEIKGVESIRQAASLIQQADLNYAGFIEGDEIFTGAVDVVVCDGFAGNVALKTSEGVAKLVRQFMKEEFTRNMFTKLSAIAARPVLQAFADRIDPRRYNGASFLGLRGVVIKSHGGADVLAFANAIRVARLEVQKAVPMRISTLLASTLGESATADPMQETGRWMAAGGES
- a CDS encoding FHA domain-containing protein; the encoded protein is MGKLIVTDAAGAVSEVVLDKERVSIGRHPDNDICLADKSVSGRHAVIVTILQDSFLEDLDSTNGTQVNGRQVAKHSLSHGDTVTVGRNFLRYESTLLNQDDALDQTVILKPSQIDAATASAAPAPTAPTVGRLEVISGANAGRGLELTKALTTLGKPGVQVVAITRRADGYYIVHVSGDKGRGRPQLNGTAIGSAARRLETGDEFELSGTRIRFVQE
- a CDS encoding Stp1/IreP family PP2C-type Ser/Thr phosphatase, whose protein sequence is MALQDKVATALLTHPGRVRTNNEDAIAEDPRLGLLVLADGMGGYNAGEIASGIAVATILDIVRRDWDQREHGQIEAASGYSSEALLLRQAVEAAHNAIQHVAESQPQCQGMGTTVVCCLLHDDRLSIAYVGDSRLYRLREGELDQITRDHSLLEELVARGHYTREEAGRLVRKNIVTRALGVESSVEVDLIEDSLQLGDIVLLCSDGLCDLLSDEEIALSLRRFADNLPKAASALVDAANAAGGKDNIAVILARLDQSLARGKRWYERLVEWF
- a CDS encoding CHASE2 domain-containing serine/threonine-protein kinase, coding for MKTSIGSRDWAAGLVFAVLFVVLAYLVFGRAVQTLERSAYDVGVQLRDETPSDRIAIIAIDDASIDRLGRWPWPRNLHAAMIDLLHDGGAKTIGNTVFYFEDQLDPGLAALRELSDQLAASPLIQTVPSEIEQFGAALDALAANNAAAGVLAQRYHRSALATEYSAALDRFAARLLEARRGLSVDDTLRRSLSDAGNVALALHFRIGVPIGRPDAPLPDYVSRNALSHVVDRIDARTQGLLPVPALAAQIPVAGIGRAAAMIGHLNTLPDVDGAMRFEPLVVQYYDAYYPSLSLAMAAAALNLGVDDIEVRLGEGIALGGLEIPTRPDLQMYTHFYGDQGGKPAFKVYSFFDVFSGTVPASQFRDKLVLIGATATGIGDSLATPVSPSMAPVEAMAHTVSSILQGDFYVRPEWAAFAEIGALLAAALYLALLSPALGPAVAAVLTTVLVIALVGTELYLMSDLGLWLKLVTPALLLVSGHLFMTVKRLRITEVLKSRTEVEGAESNRMLGLAFQGQGQLDMAFEKFRRVQPVDDKLLELLYNLALDFERRRQFNKAESVYQFIAGHDRDFRDVAEKLTRARRLSETVILGGGSSHPGGTMVLDKTEQMEKPMLGRYQVEKELGKGAMGIVYLGRDPKIGRQVAIKTMALAQNFEEDELDDARARFFREAETAGRLSHPNIVSIFDAGEEHDLAFIAMEFVGGHDLTRHTKANALLPVTDVLRHIADAAEALDYAHQQGVVHRDVKPANLMLVERSNTVKVMDFGIARITDSSKTRTGMVLGTPSYMSPEQLAGKKVDGRSDLFSLGVTLYQLLTGALPFQADSLATLMYRIANETPAPATTLRPELPAGVSPILDRAMSKPLERRYALGAEFSAELRVLLQTLS